taaggcACTTTTTGGAATTTCTGGTcccatgaaatttttttattaccctgagtgaataaaatgtttaaagagCACTATatggaataaattttcatgaaaaatactGGCCCAATAATACATTttctgatataaaattatacgaaacgtttataaaagaaatggaATGTTTGTTAAATTAAGTCACAGaaattatgatataaattaGTAAGAGCTTATTTAAGTCCTACCTTAAAAGAAAGCTTCTTGTTAACCGGATATTTAATCcgatctttattatttttaatagattttcgatacctttgaccttgaatatctagcGACGCGAACGCGTTATCatttgtgacttttgagacagcatttgtactatcaaaataaaggtttgtacaaaaaattagcttattccgttagattccgaggttgattacttatttttactaagatgatcgggttattttgaaacatattacattttaattatgatttttttttaaagaataattaagttatttcaaattttatattttttagtacattcagtcttttaattttaaacgagtgatcctaaataaaaattgtaacattcaaaagatgaaaataacaaattgtGACACTCATTTTGTAAGAAATTGGTAACTTGTATAGAAATCAATTGAAGACATCGTGGGTTTATGTTCACAAGTTAACAAATTAATAgtggaaatacaaaaaataaattttatgacttCTAAAAAATTAGTATTCAAAACTTCTACAATTGACAAAAGTTAAACCGGCGTAGATGAGTTTATTTAGTCCGATAATGACttgaatttttatgtgaaaGGTTTCTCAATAACTTTCtgttttttctgtttatttttactttttgtgacGTTAAAAGCTTAAATAGTTTGAATAGATTAACAATTGTGATTGAATAAAAAGGCTATTTGTTAGACTATTCGATTAACTAAGCGAATGAATTCACAACACTTCACAAGCACCAAAAAAATTAGCCTTAATGCCTCAAAAAAATTATCGCCTCGAATTAATATGTACCATATAAACTCTATTAAAGATTAACTCTTtgaaacaaatttgtaaaattatgattgaCCTTAGCTTTCTCTTGagaataaataattcttactaATTCGATATCACAAACTGTGCTAAAAGCACTCTAATGTTTTTAACTATTTGCTAAACTTTATCGTCAGTAAAATCTAATTTAGCATCTAAACTTAATGTCATTTTATGGATACGAGTTAAATGTGATCGCATATCATACGATCGACTGAAATGCCGTCGACATACAGGACATTCAGTTTTTCCTTCATGTGCATCTCGATGTAATGTTAAGGACATTGGATGTTTGAATCCTTTCCAACAGAGGCGACAACGAAATAGTAGTTCATCTTCACCATCAACGGCTTGTCCTTTCATATCTAAACATAAATTTCGAAATCAAATTTGATGTAactattttatgtcaaaaaaatcaaattctaaactaatattttcattgaaatttaattttttaagaaatttaaatcgttttttttattaactgtaTAGTTACATCCTTACGTTTTGGATTTATAAATTCATCGTTTCAGAAGGGCGACAAAAAAGAGCAtacttcttttgaaattttttagaaaactgaaaaatacACTTAATTAGAAAGAATAGAATCATAACTAAAGCTAATATATCCAGGGCCTGATCTAAGGAGTTGCAAGCCGGGCAAAAGTAAGAGCGTTTGTACGCCCGAAGTTCTTAATTTTCCCTcttgaagataaaattttttttttaatgttagatACTTTTGCAGCTGTAAATCCTTAGACGGACCAACATATTTTAAAGTGCTGTCTTggcttataattttttgaatgcattctcctaagaaaattataaaatagtacTTGAGCCAAGCCGTGAGAAAGAAGAAGAAATacctaagtataaaaaagaaacaaactttttcgatatatacccaGATCACCCTGATTCATTTACTGAATATCGGGTTGTTTGTTTCCATGTAGTATTAACAAACAATTTATGATCGAATTCTTGAAGGATCAACCGCCCTAGATTTCGTCAGGTTATCAGAATAAATGCTGACATATGtacaattgtttcttttcatattattattatgggaaTAATGTACAAGACCAAGAAGAATTTGTTCCTTTATTCTAGGTCCACAGATTCCCACTCCATTCACCTAATgatgaatttgaaaaaacgctaaaatatttaaaaattaacgacAATTCTAAAATTTATGATGTTGGcgaagtttattgaaaatattcattcagaagcgaaaaattaaatttcaatgaatCTAAATAAAATAGAGTAAGATCCCGGTGCCCCCAGACGTtacttattttcttataagaaatataaatgggATACAGTAGTGTTAGTACGTACTTTGAGTGTGTGCATACCTGCTACCTTGGGTCGACGGCCAATTCATAGGTACCAGGTGCTAAAGGTAGATAAATACAGTACtgatttttctcaaattctCAGTGCTGatttttacatatgttttagatatttttgttaaaaatcaataatcattATTGCCAGACACTTTCCATCGGCACTTACCCTTACCAGACGCTTTaaagcttcaaaaaaaaacaacatattctTACTTATGATCTCActcttgatttttatatatgatacTAAGGGAACTATTTGAACACCCCTGGTCAGCAGCCAGACCAATTGGAGGGGTCAAACATCCCCCCAGACACACATAAAGTGTCGCTATGTGTATAAGCGCGAGGGCATTATTTGTACGCTTGAGTGTGAGAGAGATATCTATTtatggatatctttctttattattGTCGTCTCTAGGCTACTCTATTCCGTGCTACTCGATTCAGTGCATCTGTGATTCTAAACTAcatgaagaaaatgaaaagCATAAGGAgttcattaataaatttgaaaattattcgctttcaaaaatttactatcATCATCCTTGCAAATtagagtttttttataaaacatcagtaaaaaaagaaacaccCAAAAGTGATTGGCATGATCTTCGTCAGCATCATCAAACTGCTTTTGAGGAAATATCTgctttaattaatgaaaatataataaaaaaaggacgATGCTATTTTTTGACTTATCTTCATAGATATTACatggaaatattaaatgaaagtgAAGAAGGgaattctacaaaaattaaaggaaGTTTCACTCCACACAATTTAGAAATCAAGATAATAAAAGCATTTGataagcaaattaaattttttatcattcagaataaaaaattagtagctccgaaaaatttaatttctattgaTGACCAATAATTTCAGTATTTGAAGGATGAAGACATTTTACACAAAGCTGCTTTATTATTGCGAAAATCTATTTtgcaaactgaaaaaaaaattgccacaACTTATAACCGCTCAAAACCTTAAAGAAGGTGAAATATCGATACCACAAGATTTATTAGACTTTTATTACACTCTGATAGCCGGTAGCAATCGAAAGCgcaaaaataatccaaaatgtATTCGTCAAGTCAAATCTTACTGTGAAGATGTCGTGTATGGTGTTTATAACGGACAAGTCAAAACGTCGAAACATATTGTGCTCGGAATGTCCTTGAAAAGTTTAACAAGTAGTCGCAAAATTATTGATGTAATTCATAGGTACGGTCATTGCATTAGTTATCCAGCTGTAGAAGAGCTGGAAACCGAAGCAACATATACTTCAATACAGCAGTCAAGTATATGTCCTGAAGCAATTGTAAAATCACCACATCTCTGTACTGGGGTtgcttttgataattttgataggTTTGTGGAAACTAACAGTGGCAAAGATACATTGCACGATACTGTCGGGATCAtctatcaaaatattgatttagatAATCCAGATGAATCCCAATTGATAAGTTTACCCGCTGTTAACAATGAGACACCTTTAAATTCGAAGACGAGGAGACGAAGAACTTGCCAACATTGGGTTGATGATGACTTATCAAACTTAGACGATGATGACAGTAAAGATCACGCTGAATTGTAAAATGACATGTATagctttgtataattttaagatttaataaacatgaattttttaaatagtagtaTTCAATTTTACTCGATGATAAGatgttaaacatattttaaagaaacttatatttattattcataaaattttctcaacccAGATCACTTTAAAATACCTTGTAATCTTCAGGTTCGATTCCATTTTGCATGTAACGAATCTTTAATCTCTCTTGATCATATCGAACAGAGCAGAATTTTAGCGACACTTTATGTGTGTCTGGGGGATGTTTGACCCCTCCAATTGGTCTGGCTGCTGACCAGGGGTGTTCAAATAGATCCCTTAgtatcatatataaaaatcaagagTGAGATCATAAGTAagaatatgttgtttttttttttgaagctttAAAGCGTCTGGTAAGGGTAAGTGCCGATGGAAAGTGTCTGGCAATaatgattattgatttttaacaaaaatatctaaaacatatgtaaaaatCAGCACTGagaatttgagaaaaatcaGTACTGTATTTATCTACCTTTAGCACCTGGTACCTATGAATTGGCCGTCGACCCAAGGTAGCAGGTATGCACACACTCAAAGTACGTACTAACACTACTGTATcccatttatatttcttatgagAAAATAAGTAACGTCTGGGGGCACCGGGATCTTGGtctaaaatgttaatattatggaaaatggaaaatgatTACCAAAGTTTCTGTGATTTGATGTTTCTTAAACATATGTTTCTTGAGCTCAAATTTCCGTGACATAACAGCAGCGCAAATTGGACATTTTGTGCCGCCAGTATGTAATTGTAGATGTAACCGTAGACTATTCGGATGACGAAATACTTTCATGCATTTTGAACAAGGAAACAATGTTGTTGTCTTACCTGCGGCACCAAACATATCCATTGGGATAGGGAGtcccaaattaaataaaatgtaaaatcaaaCATGAATCCAGAAATTTTCCAGATTATTCTTTTTGTTTGGGAGTGAATGGTTTCATGTTTGAGTGTACAACAGTTTCCCTTTCAATATACatctaatcaatattttatgttttttataacttaCCATCTTGATCTGCAGAAGGTCCTGGGGTACTACTAGTTTCCGTTGTTTGTTCCGATATAACATTGCCTGTTTCGTCTTTGCGTTTATAAGTTGCTGTAGCTGTTGCCGTTACAGTTGCAGTTCGTCCTAAATTAAATGATCAAGATAAATCTGCGAAACTTCTTCGAAAGTTTTACTGAAagttctaaataattttaatttaaatgaacttTTGATGTGATTAATTATGACTTCTTTGAACTAGGAGAGCTCAAAGCAATTAAGTAAAGTAATTAAgggaagtttgcaaaaataggtttttcgcgtttttcagcaaaacgatgAGTTTTACAGCAAAAatagttcagacaaaaattaGAGATAATCCGATTCTCTACCAAAAGTGTCTCTAAACCTTTTTTCATAAGTATTGCCATTTTCGTGATATAGCGGTTCAAAGAATtgagcaaataatttttttcgtaatactTACATTTTTGAACCGTTATACGAGTAAAAATATGAGGACTAATTTTTGATGAACCAGCTTCTCCATCTTGGCGCTGTCTTTTCACAGCATCAATGCTACTCTTTcgagtataattttttcgacACTGCACTTGAATTTTTACATATGTTTAGTCTTTCAAGTACTCCGAAAATTCACCACTTCTTTCAATACTTACGACTAACAGTATTTTGTGGAGTATGAGACCTTTGAAATGAGACAGATTTACGAGCATCACCACGCTGACAATTGAATGGAAGACAGACAGATGTTACTCAGGTCatgctattaaataaaaatagggaCGGAGTTCTTGATGTATAAGATATAGGGACTCATATTTTTACTCGTATAAcgtttcaaaaatgtatacaaacgtattacgaataaaataatttttccaatttttgaacCGCTATATAACGAAAATGGCAGCACTTATAAAAAAAGCTGCAGAGACACATTTTGTAGCAAATTgaatgatctacaatttttgtctgaactatTTTTGCTGTTTAACTCACcattttgctgaaaaacgcgaaaaatctatttttgcaaacttcccccctcaataaaattttttgcacaagggAGATTGATGtggacttttcacaattcatttataatagtattctgaacattcataccaatttttagctctatgggaatttttgtaaccttcaaagtgtaatttgactggataataaattcatttttaattactaacctgtaataaaagaagtatttttttgattcaattCAGAAACATCAATCAATTCTTTCCCGTAAACCTCTCcaacataattataattttcatttgaattttccATCATAGAtgcattttcattcaatttattaacCGACGAACCATCCAAAACATTTGTCTGTTCATCATTAGTAAGTCGCcgttttttcttattatttggtGAAAATTTCTCAGGAATTCTTTCAACTTGCTGCTGTTGCGTTTCGTCTCCAATCGGTGGTAAACATCGATTATCAACTTCTTCTACAGGCAAAACTGGTGATTCTCGTCCAGAATCAGTTAAACCACGTACTTCTAAAAGCTCTGCCGTTTGCAAGAAAGAAGTTAATTGATCACTAATCACAGACACCTCACCTTGGTACATAAACGATACAATCGCTGATAAATCTGTGTAGCTAACATTTCGTAAGATTACAATAGGATGTTGACATGGATTTTCTTTGAAAAGATCTCGAAAATACGGACTACATGCAGATAACATGATTTTATGGGCACGTATCTTGCCACCATCACAACTTAGTGTAACATCCACTAAGTTATCGTCGTGGCGAAGAGAATCGAATGCTCCGGAGATATGATTGGAATAGTTATTCCAACGTAAGGCATATTGTTCAGTACACATCATCTCGcaatatggaatttttttttactaaaacgtAGTTTAACTTGCCACCATTTAAATCAACaggttgttgttattattattttttaataaactttacaacatttattacaaagttaaatttaataattttgattatattttaaatataaattgatttaaaaagctgcttttaaagttatttactatttattaactTCTTTTATAGGTTAACAACTTTTAACTCTAGATTATtgtgaagtatttttttaatctgtggCCTAcactgataaatatttttatttacttgttgAATATTGTTTACACGTTgtaagatataaatttttgttaaatataaaagatgaaaaatttattaattataaataataaaaatattatatttttatgtatttcgtaattattttgtgacctctaattttaaataatagagaAAGGTAAATTATacaggtaatgtttttttttctatacatgTATATAGGGAATcatataaaacagaaaaattttatataaaactgcattttaatgtaaatttttaaatacagtaactttttttttttataaataaattatttattacgatATTTGAGGCGATTCTAtagaattttaagttttagtttTAGAAACAAACTAATTTcgctttaaaaatgaaaattttatgaaagctcataatattttgaaaataccagctattttaagtattaaaaaaaatcctattTATAAATGAggatttgaatattaaaatattatgataaataagtgaaaacaaacaattgactgagttaattgttgaaataccacgcatagacattgttgattactctatcgcattacacatatatacatgtcacacatacgtaactgatatccccatataatacaaattatacaatttacgcaaTAATTTGCtccctaacgggtaaacagtgatatttacgaaaaaatgtttcaaacaaaagttgtttatttttttataagaaagattttttacatttaaactttcgttctatctctaacggcttacaagaggggttctacggacccataggtcaagacccaaatgaagtatgttgctcatttacgaactcgatctcactttttacgtcctgagtacgcagtaaaaatttcagcttgatatattttttcttttttgagttattgtgttggtagacagacggacggacggacagacaaccgaaaatggactaattaggtgattttataaacacctataccaaaattttgttcacagcatgaatatttttaagcgttacaaacttgggactaaacttaatataccttgcatattacatatatgcatggtataaaaacttaggatttattaaaaattttgttatatattttttttttttttataggcaacTCTATACATCGCAATGTAGTTGAAAtggcataaaattttgaacacatAAATGTATCAATACATAGTCTATAAAAAAGTTGCTTCTGTCTCGTCTGTCTGTTGTCCCTAATCCCTAtatatgcttagatctttaaaactacaaaaCGGATTTTGATTACGTTTTTCCTAATAGAAAGAATAAAGGGTTGAAATGGATAtccttcaaaaacttaaaaagttatgCATTGATtgagctcaaatattgacaagatatacaaccagcttcatggattgtttttatatgtttttaacctTCGAAGAATGGAAATGTGAAGCGCGAAAGTGGGAattaatattcgaatattttcaaatatacccaattGGGATATCTAATCCCTACGCAAGGTGATATGAGGGAAAGGGATGaaagtaaaaaactaaatttaaattagtgaaatatagatatttattaaaattatacatgagTACATGAGTACAGTGTGGTATATACAATATGACCACCTAACATACTTAAAATgagcataaaatttatataataaatgcaataattgatattttttcgtaactTCTTTCTTTGTATCTTCTCACAGGCAcgtataatcaataaaaataataaaatctctcTGTATACTCTTCTTTGATGAAGCATTTAAATCGTAACCATAATATCGTGTTTTTTTTACTTAGTAACTTCATGCATGGCATTAGCTAAATATTCAACATTCTTGGATGTAACGCCAGCCATTGAAATACGTCCatcttttgttaaatatatactGTAATCTTTTGTTAAACGTTCAACTTGATCGGGTTTCATGCCAGTATAACAGAACATACCAATTTGATCAGTAATATGGTCCCAATTATGTTTTGAACCAATTTTCTTTagatttgattttaattgttcaCGACAGTTTATGATACGATCAGCCATTGTTTTTACATCACCCAACCTAAaagtaaatacaatattaaaactCACTCATTACTGGAATTCAAATTCGAATAAATTCGCtagattatttaattataactatttttatactatgtatatgaaatatacatagtatattaagtttagtcc
This genomic interval from Chrysoperla carnea chromosome 1, inChrCarn1.1, whole genome shotgun sequence contains the following:
- the LOC123290725 gene encoding protein abrupt-like isoform X1, with protein sequence MMCTEQYALRWNNYSNHISGAFDSLRHDDNLVDVTLSCDGGKIRAHKIMLSACSPYFRDLFKENPCQHPIVILRNVSYTDLSAIVSFMYQGEVSVISDQLTSFLQTAELLEVRGLTDSGRESPVLPVEEVDNRCLPPIGDETQQQQVERIPEKFSPNNKKKRRLTNDEQTNVLDGSSVNKLNENASMMENSNENYNYVGEVYGKELIDVSELNQKNTSFITGRTATVTATATATYKRKDETGNVISEQTTETSSTPGPSADQDDMKGQAVDGEDELLFRCRLCWKGFKHPMSLTLHRDAHEGKTECPVCRRHFSRSYDMRSHLTRIHKMTLSLDAKLDFTDDKV
- the LOC123290725 gene encoding protein bric-a-brac 2-like isoform X2, translated to MMCTEQYALRWNNYSNHISGAFDSLRHDDNLVDVTLSCDGGKIRAHKIMLSACSPYFRDLFKENPCQHPIVILRNVSYTDLSAIVSFMYQGEVSVISDQLTSFLQTAELLEVRGLTDSGRESPVLPVEEVDNRCLPPIGDETQQQQVERIPEKFSPNNKKKRRLTNDEQTNVLDGSSVNKLNENASMMENSNENYNYVGEVYGKELIDVSELNQKNTSFITGRTATVTATATATYKRKDETGNVISEQTTETSSTPGPSADQDGKTTTLFPCSKCMKVFRHPNSLRLHLQLHTGGTKCPICAAVMSRKFELKKHMFKKHQITETLI